The Nitrospira sp. genome contains a region encoding:
- a CDS encoding Hsp20/alpha crystallin family protein, with product MTVDNKVLFLQGERREEPKGSGRRFHRLERAYGRFLRSFTLPDSVEVALVKAEFRDGMLYVHLPKHSQAKTIDVKAA from the coding sequence GTGACCGTCGATAATAAGGTGCTTTTCCTCCAAGGCGAGCGGAGGGAAGAGCCCAAGGGCTCCGGACGTCGATTTCATCGCCTTGAACGGGCGTACGGACGCTTTCTCCGGAGCTTTACGCTCCCGGATTCGGTCGAGGTGGCACTCGTGAAGGCGGAATTTAGGGATGGGATGCTATACGTTCACTTACCGAAACACTCCCAAGCCAAAACCATCGATGTGAAAGCGGCATAA